The following is a genomic window from Bordetella petrii.
CGTCGGTCACCAGGCGGTCGGCCAGGCGCTCGGCGACTTCGGTGGTAAAGAAGCTGGTGTGCGCGTAGGCAAGCTGGTCGATCTGCGCATGCATGGCGGCCTGCACGTCTGGATGATTGTGGCCCAGGCACGAAACGGCGGCGCCGCCGGAGCCGTCGAGATAGGCGCGGCCGGCGCTGTCATACAGCCAGGCCCCCTGGCCGCGTACCGCCACCGGCGGGGTGGCGCGCAATGATCGATGGAATACGTGGGTTGTGCTCATGTCGGTCGTGAAAACAATAATAAGTAGTATGAAAAAAGAGGGGCGCCCGGGCCGGCGGGTGGCGTCGATGCCGCGCGATCGCTAGGGGCCGTGCTGCCCGGCCAGGGCCGACCAGAACACCTTGTCGGCGTGCATGCGGTCTTCGATCTCGCTCAGGCGGTTCAGTACTTCTTCGCCGCCGCGCGCGGTCAGGCGCGCGATCAAGTGTTCGGCCAGGCCCAGCAGGCCGGCGGTGGTGTGGAAGAACGAGCCCGGCCCTCGCTGGGCGGGCTGGTGTCGCACCCCTTCGCGGTCCGGGCGCTCGAACAGCAGCACGTGGCGGGCGTCGACCGCCAGCGGCGACAGCGTGTCGTCGGTCAGGGCAATTACCGCCACGCCCTGCTGTGCCGCCTGGCGGGCCAGCCGCACGCTGGCGGAGGGGTAGGGCGATTGCGAAATCGCGATCAGCGCATCGCCGTCGCGAAGGTTGTCGACGGTTTCGGCCTGCAGGCCGCCCAGCCCGTCGATCAGCACGCTGTTGCGCCGTACCAGCTGGTAGGCATAGTGCATCTGGAAAGCGATGCCGAACGCCGAACGCGTGCCCAGGAAGCCGACCTGGCGCGCCTCGAGCAGGGTCTTGACCGACGCATCGAACGCCGCCGAGCTGTTCAGCGAGCACACCGACTGGATGGCCCGCGCCTGCAGCTCCGTCAACGCGTCATGGCCGGGCGCGCCGGCGCTGCCATGGGCGGCCTGCAGTTCGGCGGCGCGCTCGCGCAGGCTGGCCGGGCGTTCGCCGGCCAGGGCTTGCTGGAACGGGGCGCGGAAGGCTTCATAGCTGTCGTAGCCGGCCGCGCGCGCCAGGCGCAGCATGGTGGCGGGTGCCACGCCCAGCGCCTGGGCCTGGCGCCGCATCGACCACAGGCCGACTTCGGCGGGGTGGTCCGCTACCCAGTGCGCCGCGCGTTGCAGCTCGGGCGGCAATTGCTCGAGCAGGCTCTGCAGACGTTGCTGCACCGGCAAGGGAAGAGAGGGAAGCGGCACGGTTGCGGGCGGGCAGGGCGTGAAAAAACACATGATAAATAAATGACTTGATAAAAAACATATGTTTTTCCATGGTTCAGGGTAATCCCTCGCATTGGGGACCGCCTGGTGCGCTGCTGCCGCAAGGAGTGGAAAATTTTCCTGGGTATTTTGTTAAAAGCGCATATTTTTCATTAACTTCAGGAAATCTGAATGCATTTATTCACATTTTCGGCGCTGGATGGGTTGACCTGAGGGGGTTGAGCGCATATTATCTGGGTAGAATCATTTGAGTAGAAATTAATCCTACTGAACTATTTTCAGTCATGAACAACGTGCCTACGCCCGACCCGTCCCAGCAGTACGACCTGCGCATCCTGCGAGCCTTGCGCCGCATCACGCGCTCGATCGCGCTGCATTCGCGCCAGCTCGCCGCGGTCAGCCACATCACCGCTCCGCAGCTGATGTGCCTGCGCACGGTCATCGCCAATGGGCCGCTGACGGCCACGGCCATCAGCCGTGAAATCCACGTCAGCCCCAGCACGGTGGTAGGCATTCTCGACCGCCTCGAAGACAAGGGCTTGGTACGGCGCGAGCGCGGCCGCGAAGATCGCCGCATCGTGTTCGTGTCGGCTACCGACGCCGGCCGCGAGCTGGCGTCGCAGGCGCCGTCGCCGCTGCAGAAGCATCTGGCCGACGCGCTGAACGCGCTGCCCGAACTCGAGCAGGCCACCATTACTTTGTCGCTCGAACGCATCGTCACGCTCATGGAGCAGGAAGGCCATGCGGTCGAGACGCACGGCGACGCGTCATCGCCCATTCTGGAAGTGCCTACCGGCGGTGCGCCGCCTGAGTCGGGGTTGGTCGTATGAGGGGGCAGGAACTGCAATCCCCCCAACCTTCAACGGCCGTCCAGCCGGCCGCCGCTTCGCCGCGCCTGCAATTGCGCGCGCCGCGCCGCACCGATGGCGCCGCACTGCACCGCCTGGTGTCCGAGTGCCCCCCGCTGGACGTCAACTCTCTGTACGCCTATCTGCTGCTCTGCGAGCACTTCAGCGCCACCTGCGTGGTGGCCGAAAGCGCCGGCGGCCGCATCGATGGGTTTGTCTCTGCTTATTTGCCGCCAGCCCGGCCCGACGTCATTTTCGTCTGGCAGGTTGCCGTGCATTCCCGCGCACGCGGCCAACGGTTGGGCCGCGCCATGCTACGCGAGCTTTTGCAACGCAAATCGCTCGAGCATGTTCGTCATCTTGAAACCACGGTGGGGCCTGACAACCAGGCTTCGCGCCGCACCTTCGCCGGCCTGGCCGGCGAGCTGGGCGCGCACATCGCCGAGCAGCCATTTTTCGACCGGCAGCTGTTCGGCGGTGCCGACCACGACGACGAGATGTTGTTGAAGATAGGCCCGTTCACCTTGCCGCCCCGCTAGGGGCTTGCAGGCCGGCGGCCTGTCGAACCGGGACGCAGGCTGGCGCAATGCCCGCGCGGGCATTGGTTGCCTCTGTGTCTGTCAATTCACGAAATGAAGGGAGGATTCTATGGACTTGAAAATCTTTGACCGGATGGAGTCGGAGGTGCGTGGCTACATCCGGTCGTTTCCGGTGATATTCAATCAGGCGCGCGGCTCTGTCCTGATCGACGAGGAAGGTGGCGAGTACATCGACTTCTTCAGCGGCGCGGGCACTCTGAACTACGGCCACAATAATCCTGTCTTCAAGGAAAAGCTGCTCGAATATCTCGAGGCCGATGGCGTGGTGCACGGCCTGGACATGGCCACCAGCGCCAAAAAGCAATTCCTGGAAGCCGTTGACCGCGTGCTGCTCAAGCCGCGCAACTGGCAGTACACGCTGCAATTCACGGGGCCGACCGGCACCAACGCGGTCGAGGCGGCGCTGAAGATCGCGCGCCAGGTCAAGGGCCGTTCCAATATCATTTCGTTTACGCACGGATTCCACGGCGTCAGCGGCGGCTCGCTAGCTGCGACGGCCAACATGAAATTCCGCGACGCCGCCGGCTACGCGCTGGGCAACACCAGCTTCATGCCGTATGACGGCTATTTCGGCCCCGACGTCGACACCATCGCCTATCTGGAGCGCATGCTGGAAGACCCCAGCAGCGGCCTGGACAAGCCTGCCGGCGTCATTGTCGAGACGGTGCAGGGCGAGGGTGGCGTCAACGTCGCCACGCTGCGCTGGCTCAAAGAGCTGGAAAAACTCTGCCGCCGCCACGACATGCTGCTGATCGTCGACGACATCCAGGTGGGTTGCGGCCGCACCGGCAGCTTCTTCAGCTTTGAATCGGCCGGTATCCGCCCCGACATCATCACGCTGTCGAAGTCGCTGTCGGGTTTCGGTCTGCCGATGTCGCTGGTGCTGATGAAGCCCGAGCTGGACATCTGGAAGCCCGGCGCGCACAGCGGCACCTTCCGCGGCAACAACCTGGCTTTCGTCACCGCCACGCAGGCGCTCGACACGTACTGGTCCAGCGATGCCTTCTCGACCGAAGTGCAGCGCAAAGAGCGCCTGGTGCGCGACTGGCTCGAAAACCTGGCCCACAGCTTCCCCAACGCCGGCCTGGCCGTGCGCGGGCGCGGCCTGATCCAGGGCCTGGTGGCCACGGCCGAGCCGGCGTTGGCCAACCGCATCGCGCAGCAGGCATTCAAGCGCGGCGTCGTCATCGAAACCTCGGGGGCGCAGGACGAAGTGCTGAAGCTGCTGCCGGCCCTGACTATCGAAGACGAACTGCTGACCCGTGGCCTGGAAACCATCGAGGCCGCCGTGGCCGAAGCGCTGGGCGAGTCGGGCCAGTCGGCCCGTGTTCTGAAATTTGGAGGAAAACGTCGATGATCGTACGCAATGTGAAAGATGT
Proteins encoded in this region:
- a CDS encoding MurR/RpiR family transcriptional regulator gives rise to the protein MPLPSLPLPVQQRLQSLLEQLPPELQRAAHWVADHPAEVGLWSMRRQAQALGVAPATMLRLARAAGYDSYEAFRAPFQQALAGERPASLRERAAELQAAHGSAGAPGHDALTELQARAIQSVCSLNSSAAFDASVKTLLEARQVGFLGTRSAFGIAFQMHYAYQLVRRNSVLIDGLGGLQAETVDNLRDGDALIAISQSPYPSASVRLARQAAQQGVAVIALTDDTLSPLAVDARHVLLFERPDREGVRHQPAQRGPGSFFHTTAGLLGLAEHLIARLTARGGEEVLNRLSEIEDRMHADKVFWSALAGQHGP
- a CDS encoding MarR family winged helix-turn-helix transcriptional regulator, with translation MNNVPTPDPSQQYDLRILRALRRITRSIALHSRQLAAVSHITAPQLMCLRTVIANGPLTATAISREIHVSPSTVVGILDRLEDKGLVRRERGREDRRIVFVSATDAGRELASQAPSPLQKHLADALNALPELEQATITLSLERIVTLMEQEGHAVETHGDASSPILEVPTGGAPPESGLVV
- the ectA gene encoding diaminobutyrate acetyltransferase, which translates into the protein MRGQELQSPQPSTAVQPAAASPRLQLRAPRRTDGAALHRLVSECPPLDVNSLYAYLLLCEHFSATCVVAESAGGRIDGFVSAYLPPARPDVIFVWQVAVHSRARGQRLGRAMLRELLQRKSLEHVRHLETTVGPDNQASRRTFAGLAGELGAHIAEQPFFDRQLFGGADHDDEMLLKIGPFTLPPR
- the ectB gene encoding diaminobutyrate--2-oxoglutarate transaminase, with the translated sequence MDLKIFDRMESEVRGYIRSFPVIFNQARGSVLIDEEGGEYIDFFSGAGTLNYGHNNPVFKEKLLEYLEADGVVHGLDMATSAKKQFLEAVDRVLLKPRNWQYTLQFTGPTGTNAVEAALKIARQVKGRSNIISFTHGFHGVSGGSLAATANMKFRDAAGYALGNTSFMPYDGYFGPDVDTIAYLERMLEDPSSGLDKPAGVIVETVQGEGGVNVATLRWLKELEKLCRRHDMLLIVDDIQVGCGRTGSFFSFESAGIRPDIITLSKSLSGFGLPMSLVLMKPELDIWKPGAHSGTFRGNNLAFVTATQALDTYWSSDAFSTEVQRKERLVRDWLENLAHSFPNAGLAVRGRGLIQGLVATAEPALANRIAQQAFKRGVVIETSGAQDEVLKLLPALTIEDELLTRGLETIEAAVAEALGESGQSARVLKFGGKRR